One genomic region from Chthoniobacterales bacterium encodes:
- a CDS encoding catalase family protein produces the protein MPNSKRELYQEYPEPGERDTINAIIDLLIGHLKIQYRGLPKLRDTHTKSNGLVKGRFHVLPNLPDELRVGLFRESRSYDCWIRFSNSDSFISNDKAKDFRGISLKLFEVEGEKLQPDERGTFDFVLLGHEVFFAKHPRDFLAFFRLLFRFKKPLGPLLYLLTRWRQAYNIFSGRKVFGNPLEISWFSAVPYRFGNRAVKYRIPKSKPLTPPDKNDPDYLRRRLAVSLQERDWTLDFEIQFQLDPYRHPIESALVPWNDSPFYKVAEIHLPRQEFNTSAQLRFDENLTYNPWHCTAEHQPLGGINRARRDVYHALQEFRLSENEQRRIDVLTSTPRDLE, from the coding sequence ATGCCCAACTCTAAACGCGAGCTTTACCAGGAATATCCGGAGCCTGGCGAGCGGGACACGATTAACGCGATCATCGATCTGTTAATAGGACATCTAAAAATTCAATATCGCGGCCTGCCCAAGCTACGGGATACTCACACCAAATCGAACGGCCTGGTCAAAGGCAGGTTCCACGTCCTGCCGAATTTACCTGACGAATTACGCGTCGGCTTGTTCCGTGAGTCCCGGAGCTATGATTGCTGGATCCGTTTTTCTAATTCGGATTCGTTTATCTCGAACGACAAAGCGAAGGATTTTCGTGGCATTTCCCTCAAACTTTTTGAAGTCGAGGGAGAGAAGCTTCAGCCCGATGAGCGTGGCACTTTCGATTTCGTCCTTCTCGGCCATGAGGTTTTTTTCGCCAAACATCCGCGCGATTTCCTGGCCTTTTTCCGATTGCTCTTCCGTTTCAAAAAGCCGCTGGGGCCGTTGCTTTACCTTCTGACGCGCTGGCGGCAGGCCTATAATATTTTCTCTGGCCGCAAGGTGTTTGGTAATCCACTCGAGATTTCCTGGTTTAGCGCCGTTCCCTACCGTTTTGGGAATCGTGCGGTCAAATACCGAATCCCGAAGAGCAAACCACTCACGCCGCCCGACAAGAATGATCCCGACTACCTGCGTCGGCGCCTGGCTGTTTCCCTTCAGGAGCGGGATTGGACGCTCGACTTCGAAATCCAATTTCAACTTGATCCTTATCGGCACCCGATCGAGTCGGCTCTTGTCCCATGGAACGATTCCCCATTTTACAAGGTCGCCGAAATCCACCTTCCTCGACAGGAGTTCAACACTTCCGCTCAGCTCCGATTCGACGAGAACCTGACTTACAACCCCTGGCATTGCACAGCGGAGCACCAACCTCTGGGAGGAATCAACCGCGCCCGCCGCGACGTCTATCACGCTCTACAGGAATTTCGCCTGTCCGAGAACGAACAAAGACGTATTGATGTCCTGACTTCCACTCCTCGCGACCTTGAATGA